A stretch of the Sulfurimonas sp. HSL-1656 genome encodes the following:
- a CDS encoding ferredoxin--nitrite reductase, with the protein MISVLQAASEARNTKTNKVEQTKALKTPKEAFEQIAEYAKGGYGSIPKEDLGYFLKCFGIFDRPMTPERFMMRVRIPGGQMDAAQARTVGEIAKAFGQDYMDISTRAQIVLRYLSIEAMPEILDRLERVGLTTFHTGVDNFRNMVNDPLDGVAFDNILPSQGLLLSLQELFLGHWEWMSALPRKFNTGVCGSLANRCNIFGQDCGFVLAQKDGVYGYNVYLGGRVGVIARNADIFVRDEAEAVAMFRALIELYRDYGFRDNRNKNRLHFLIEAVGMEALAAAIREKAGIDFATAGETLTQLDNNDPDQGRVQLNNGTFAVHAVIPSGVFSGSDLVAAAEAAETFGDGRVRLDIEQSLYLLGVDAVRYEALMETPFFETYKSVSSPYFNHLIACAGEQHCPFGVIPNKPDAIEMAEYLSRAVPLEGGRVRMHWSGCVKGCGLHGVGDVGFEGCKAKVNGETEHGVHITLGGKLTAEGQEGYSVLKSVPLRYARYHVESLMREYRRLRNAGESFGQFHDRVLAHYSPAAIGFVMQLQAYLRDKTNALEFGFETGAKSGRNESFELFDFGCRLYKKLTGETAYPLQAHYMPGEGERLDMTALDGPGIDPNLARMVVKMLEPNANLRAKAFTEVNGFVALFQS; encoded by the coding sequence ATGATCAGCGTATTGCAAGCGGCCTCTGAAGCCCGGAACACCAAAACGAACAAGGTCGAGCAGACCAAGGCGCTCAAAACCCCCAAAGAGGCGTTCGAGCAGATCGCCGAGTACGCCAAAGGGGGGTACGGCAGCATCCCCAAAGAGGACCTCGGCTACTTCCTGAAATGCTTCGGCATTTTCGACCGCCCGATGACCCCGGAGCGCTTTATGATGCGGGTGCGCATCCCAGGCGGCCAGATGGATGCCGCCCAGGCGCGCACCGTCGGCGAGATCGCCAAAGCGTTCGGCCAGGACTACATGGACATTTCGACCCGGGCGCAGATCGTGCTGCGCTATCTGAGCATCGAGGCGATGCCGGAGATATTGGATCGCCTTGAAAGGGTGGGGCTGACGACCTTCCATACGGGGGTGGACAACTTCCGCAATATGGTCAACGACCCCCTCGACGGGGTGGCGTTCGACAACATCCTGCCGTCGCAGGGGCTGCTCTTGAGCCTGCAAGAGCTTTTCCTGGGCCACTGGGAATGGATGAGCGCCCTGCCGCGCAAGTTCAATACGGGGGTCTGCGGGTCACTCGCAAACCGCTGCAACATCTTCGGACAGGACTGCGGCTTCGTACTGGCGCAAAAGGATGGTGTCTACGGCTACAACGTCTACCTCGGCGGCCGGGTCGGGGTGATCGCGCGCAATGCCGACATCTTCGTGCGCGACGAGGCGGAGGCCGTGGCGATGTTCCGGGCCCTCATCGAGCTCTACCGTGATTACGGATTCCGCGACAACCGCAACAAGAACCGTCTTCACTTCCTCATCGAGGCGGTGGGGATGGAGGCCCTCGCCGCGGCCATCCGCGAAAAGGCGGGTATCGACTTCGCCACGGCCGGGGAGACGCTGACGCAGCTTGACAACAACGACCCCGACCAGGGGCGGGTCCAGCTCAACAACGGTACCTTCGCCGTCCATGCCGTCATCCCCTCCGGCGTCTTCAGCGGCAGCGACCTTGTCGCCGCGGCGGAGGCGGCGGAGACGTTCGGCGACGGGCGTGTGCGCCTCGACATCGAACAGAGCCTCTACCTTCTCGGGGTGGATGCCGTCCGTTACGAGGCGTTGATGGAGACGCCGTTTTTCGAGACCTACAAGAGCGTCTCCAGCCCCTATTTCAACCACCTGATCGCCTGCGCCGGCGAGCAACACTGTCCCTTCGGCGTCATCCCGAACAAACCAGACGCCATCGAGATGGCCGAGTACCTCAGCCGCGCGGTACCGCTGGAGGGCGGCCGCGTGCGGATGCACTGGTCGGGCTGTGTCAAGGGGTGCGGCCTGCACGGGGTCGGCGACGTCGGTTTCGAGGGGTGCAAGGCCAAAGTGAACGGCGAGACGGAGCACGGGGTGCACATCACCCTCGGGGGCAAACTTACTGCCGAAGGGCAGGAGGGCTACAGCGTCCTGAAGTCCGTGCCGCTGCGCTACGCACGCTACCACGTCGAGTCGCTGATGCGCGAGTACCGGCGCCTGCGCAACGCGGGGGAGAGTTTCGGGCAGTTCCACGACCGGGTGTTGGCCCACTATTCGCCCGCGGCGATCGGTTTCGTTATGCAGCTGCAGGCCTACCTGCGCGACAAAACGAATGCGCTTGAATTCGGGTTTGAAACGGGGGCGAAAAGCGGCCGGAACGAATCGTTCGAGCTCTTCGACTTCGGCTGCCGGCTCTACAAAAAACTGACCGGTGAAACCGCCTACCCGCTGCAGGCGCACTATATGCCAGGAGAGGGGGAGCGGCTCGATATGACAGCGCTCGACGGCCCCGGTATTGACCCCAACCTGGCCCGGATGGTTGTAAAGATGCTCGAGCCCAATGCCAATCTCCGCGCCAAAGCCTTTACCGAAGTCAACGGTTTCGTGGCACTTTTCCAATCCTGA
- the ntrB gene encoding nitrate ABC transporter permease, which produces MQKIIKKIALPLMVLFAILAGWQLVANNVEEFPTPYYTWVAAFGGVNAEEMEIKGVLSDPFYVENEDDKGIAWQITNSLGRVFGGFALAILVGIPVGLIIGMSQSFMQALNPYIQILKPVSPLAWLPLLLMVFQDINLTAVATIFITSIWPIIINTSLGVRSVDQDYLNVAKVLQFTPLETIRKIILPVAVPYIFTGMRLSLGIAWLVIVAAEMLTGGIGIGFWIWDEYNNLNYPNIIIGIIIVGVVGYILDVIMGKIADFFDYRKRA; this is translated from the coding sequence ATGCAAAAAATAATTAAAAAAATCGCACTGCCGCTGATGGTGCTCTTCGCCATTCTGGCGGGGTGGCAGCTGGTGGCCAACAACGTCGAGGAGTTCCCGACCCCTTACTACACCTGGGTCGCGGCCTTCGGGGGCGTCAATGCCGAAGAGATGGAGATCAAAGGGGTCCTTTCCGACCCGTTCTACGTGGAGAACGAGGACGACAAAGGGATCGCCTGGCAGATCACCAACTCCCTCGGTCGCGTTTTCGGCGGCTTTGCGCTGGCGATCCTCGTGGGAATCCCGGTGGGGCTGATTATCGGGATGAGCCAGAGCTTCATGCAGGCGCTCAACCCCTATATCCAGATCCTCAAGCCCGTCTCGCCGCTGGCGTGGCTGCCGCTGTTGCTGATGGTGTTCCAGGACATCAACCTGACGGCGGTCGCGACGATTTTTATTACGTCGATCTGGCCGATTATCATCAACACCTCGCTGGGGGTGCGCAGCGTCGACCAGGATTACCTCAACGTCGCGAAGGTCCTGCAGTTCACGCCGCTGGAGACGATCCGCAAGATCATCCTGCCGGTCGCGGTCCCCTATATCTTTACGGGGATGCGCCTGAGCCTCGGGATCGCCTGGCTCGTCATCGTCGCCGCGGAGATGCTCACCGGCGGGATCGGCATAGGGTTCTGGATCTGGGACGAGTATAACAACCTGAACTACCCGAACATCATTATCGGGATCATCATCGTCGGTGTCGTGGGGTATATCCTCGACGTCATCATGGGCAAGATCGCCGATTTCTTCGACTACCGAAAACGCGCCTGA
- the cobA gene encoding uroporphyrinogen-III C-methyltransferase, whose protein sequence is MQRITLPVVLHNPKILLIGGGPVALQKAQVMRRNKIDFDVIAARCSEAMRSLVPEACERSVTEEDCREYGIIIDATGNAGVTAMLTALKQRQRFLLNVVDVPEQCDFFFAALIEQGPVKIAVSSSGSSPAVAQAIRDKIARMLPASLAALGQKAMRERLAGQIRPGALKAEANRQLGRVHLVGCGTGDVDLLTLKAYRLITEADVVFVDHLVSDEIKALIPKATMVIHVGKRKGHHSIKQEKINALLIEYAQKGLEVARLKAGDPYIFGRGAEEAQALAAEGIRVEVVPGISSAVAGPLAAGIAPTARGYAANLSIVSAHLAGNRINTEWIDLLKLKNHTTIVLMGVSRANEIVEKALEAGADAAMPCAVISNASRRDQQRFITTLEGLPAVAANAPRPAIIVFGDVVNLHAVLPQYINEGECYDQRIASGL, encoded by the coding sequence ATGCAAAGAATTACCCTTCCCGTTGTGCTGCACAACCCGAAGATACTGCTGATAGGCGGCGGGCCGGTCGCCCTGCAAAAGGCGCAGGTGATGCGCCGCAACAAGATCGATTTCGACGTCATCGCCGCGCGCTGCAGCGAGGCGATGCGCTCGCTTGTCCCGGAGGCGTGTGAACGTTCCGTGACGGAGGAGGATTGCCGGGAGTACGGCATCATCATCGATGCCACCGGCAACGCCGGGGTGACGGCGATGCTGACGGCGCTCAAGCAGCGGCAGCGTTTCCTGCTCAACGTCGTCGACGTCCCGGAGCAATGCGACTTCTTCTTTGCCGCGCTGATCGAGCAGGGGCCGGTCAAGATTGCGGTGAGCTCCAGCGGGAGCTCGCCGGCAGTAGCCCAGGCCATTCGCGACAAGATCGCCCGGATGCTGCCCGCATCATTGGCCGCACTGGGCCAAAAGGCGATGCGCGAGCGCCTCGCCGGGCAGATCCGCCCCGGGGCGCTCAAAGCCGAGGCGAACCGGCAGCTCGGTCGGGTGCACCTCGTCGGCTGCGGCACGGGGGACGTCGACCTGCTGACGCTCAAGGCGTACCGCCTTATCACGGAAGCCGACGTCGTCTTCGTCGACCACCTCGTCAGCGACGAGATCAAGGCGCTGATACCCAAGGCGACGATGGTCATCCATGTCGGCAAACGCAAGGGACACCACAGCATCAAGCAGGAGAAGATCAATGCACTCCTGATCGAGTATGCGCAGAAGGGGCTGGAGGTCGCCCGGCTCAAGGCGGGGGACCCCTACATCTTCGGGCGCGGGGCGGAAGAGGCCCAGGCATTGGCCGCAGAGGGGATCCGGGTCGAAGTCGTCCCGGGGATCTCCTCGGCCGTCGCCGGACCGCTTGCCGCGGGCATCGCCCCGACGGCGCGGGGGTACGCGGCAAACCTCTCCATCGTCTCTGCGCACCTGGCGGGCAACCGCATCAACACGGAGTGGATCGACCTGCTCAAACTGAAAAACCATACGACCATCGTCCTGATGGGGGTCTCGCGCGCCAACGAGATCGTAGAGAAGGCGCTGGAAGCGGGCGCGGACGCAGCGATGCCCTGCGCCGTCATCTCCAACGCCTCCCGGCGGGACCAGCAGCGTTTCATCACCACGCTTGAAGGGCTGCCGGCGGTGGCCGCAAACGCCCCGCGTCCCGCGATCATCGTCTTCGGCGACGTCGTCAACCTGCACGCGGTGCTGCCGCAGTACATCAACGAAGGGGAGTGCTATGATCAGCGTATTGCAAGCGGCCTCTGA
- a CDS encoding CmpA/NrtA family ABC transporter substrate-binding protein encodes MKSASGLKGLTLAGLTLGLAATTLMADVEKKKLTIGFIALTDCAPIVIAEEKGFFDKYGLDVHVVKEGGGWPGIQQKVINGEYDFSHALAGMPIAATLGINGDANLVALLSLDFNGNGITFGNNIMKQMKKYGMDDKKRPLGSESLKKYIDAKHQKEGGKYKPLDFGMVHPVSTHNYELRYWMATSGIDPEADATIKPFPPPTMPSNLIAGNIEGYCVGEPWNERVVLKKKGSTLVTNYDIWNNNPEKVLQARADFVEKNPETTKAVMKAIIEAQMWLDASWEHRKEAAKILSKPNYVKAPVDVLEKSMTGTFQYLKGQESEPNPMFNVFANYYAAYPFYSHGMWFITQMYRWGQLEQPVDMKAVIEKTYRPDLFEIAAKEVGYALPPSPWKKDGVDKYNMFMDGKVFDPNAAVEYIYSFKVTHPKVSESELKAVNGWEGSLKTAQPDYVCPYGPAGCADPKYVTK; translated from the coding sequence ATGAAAAGTGCATCTGGATTGAAAGGTTTGACACTGGCCGGACTTACCCTCGGGCTGGCGGCGACGACGCTGATGGCGGACGTCGAAAAGAAGAAGCTGACCATCGGCTTTATCGCGCTGACGGACTGTGCTCCCATCGTTATCGCTGAGGAGAAGGGCTTCTTTGACAAGTACGGCCTGGACGTCCACGTCGTCAAAGAGGGCGGCGGTTGGCCGGGGATCCAGCAGAAGGTCATCAACGGCGAGTACGACTTCTCGCACGCCCTGGCGGGGATGCCGATCGCGGCGACGCTGGGCATCAACGGTGATGCGAACCTGGTCGCGCTGCTGAGCCTCGATTTCAACGGCAACGGCATCACCTTCGGCAACAACATCATGAAGCAGATGAAAAAGTACGGCATGGATGACAAGAAACGCCCGCTGGGCTCCGAGTCGCTGAAAAAGTACATCGATGCCAAACATCAAAAAGAGGGCGGCAAGTACAAGCCGCTCGACTTCGGTATGGTCCACCCGGTCTCCACGCACAACTACGAACTGCGCTACTGGATGGCGACGTCGGGCATCGACCCGGAAGCCGATGCGACGATCAAGCCTTTCCCGCCGCCGACGATGCCTTCGAACCTCATTGCCGGGAACATCGAAGGGTATTGCGTCGGGGAGCCGTGGAACGAACGCGTCGTTTTGAAAAAGAAGGGTTCCACCCTGGTCACGAACTACGACATCTGGAACAACAACCCCGAGAAGGTGCTGCAGGCACGCGCGGACTTTGTGGAAAAGAACCCGGAGACGACCAAGGCGGTCATGAAGGCGATCATCGAAGCGCAGATGTGGCTCGATGCGAGCTGGGAACACCGCAAAGAGGCGGCGAAGATCCTGAGCAAGCCCAACTACGTCAAGGCGCCTGTCGACGTGCTTGAAAAGTCGATGACGGGGACCTTCCAGTACCTCAAAGGGCAGGAGTCCGAGCCCAACCCGATGTTCAACGTCTTTGCCAACTACTATGCGGCCTACCCCTTCTACAGCCACGGTATGTGGTTCATCACGCAGATGTACCGCTGGGGCCAGCTGGAGCAGCCTGTCGACATGAAAGCCGTCATCGAGAAAACCTACCGCCCCGACCTGTTCGAGATCGCGGCCAAAGAGGTGGGCTATGCGCTGCCGCCGAGCCCGTGGAAAAAAGACGGGGTGGACAAGTACAACATGTTCATGGACGGCAAGGTGTTCGACCCGAATGCGGCGGTGGAGTACATCTACAGCTTCAAAGTCACGCATCCCAAAGTCAGCGAGTCCGAGCTCAAGGCGGTCAACGGCTGGGAGGGAAGTCTGAAAACGGCGCAGCCCGACTATGTCTGCCCGTACGGTCCTGCCGGTTGTGCCGACCCGAAATACGTCACCAAATAA
- a CDS encoding ABC transporter ATP-binding protein → MGKFLSLEHVDKVFPLPGGKEYVAVRDVDLEIKKNEIISIIGHSGCGKSTLLNMIAGLDLNTAGGIFLNNKEIGGPGPERAVVFQNHSLLPWLTVYQNIEMAVKKVMPELNKNEVAARVMKFVNLVNLDHAKDKYPGEISGGMKQRVGIARALSIKPDVLLMDEPFGALDSLTRANLQEHLMRIQQDVQNTVIIITHDVDEAVLLSDRVIMMTNGPEATVGEILEVNLERPRDRVALQKDPEYVRCREAILSFLYEKFAKEDE, encoded by the coding sequence ATGGGTAAATTTCTCTCACTGGAACATGTCGACAAGGTGTTCCCGCTCCCGGGCGGGAAAGAGTACGTAGCGGTCCGGGACGTCGACCTGGAGATTAAAAAGAACGAGATCATTTCGATCATCGGGCACTCCGGGTGCGGCAAGTCGACCCTGCTCAACATGATCGCGGGGCTCGACCTCAACACGGCCGGCGGGATCTTCCTGAACAACAAGGAGATCGGCGGCCCCGGCCCGGAGCGTGCGGTGGTCTTTCAGAACCACTCGCTGCTGCCGTGGCTGACGGTCTACCAGAACATCGAGATGGCCGTCAAAAAGGTAATGCCGGAACTGAACAAGAATGAAGTCGCCGCGCGGGTCATGAAGTTTGTGAACCTGGTCAACCTCGACCACGCCAAGGACAAATACCCCGGCGAGATCAGCGGGGGGATGAAGCAGCGCGTCGGCATCGCACGGGCGCTCTCCATCAAACCCGACGTTTTGCTGATGGACGAGCCCTTCGGGGCGCTCGATTCGCTGACGCGGGCCAACCTGCAGGAGCACCTGATGCGCATTCAGCAGGACGTACAGAACACCGTCATCATCATCACCCACGATGTCGACGAGGCGGTCCTGCTCTCCGACCGGGTCATCATGATGACCAACGGCCCGGAAGCGACGGTAGGCGAGATCCTGGAAGTGAACCTGGAACGCCCCCGCGACCGCGTGGCGCTGCAGAAGGACCCCGAATACGTCCGCTGCCGCGAAGCGATCCTGAGCTTCCTCTACGAGAAGTTCGCCAAGGAAGACGAATAA
- a CDS encoding formate/nitrite transporter family protein: MAYLAPSEFVTKMVDSGESKVYMSTKDTLIRAYMAGAILALAAVFAVTVAMKTGSPLVGAMLFPVGFIMLYLMSFDLLTGVFVLVPLAWLDKRPGVSIAQILRNWGLVALGNLMGALTVAFMMAFIFTYGFDTDGGEIAKKVAGIGEARTLGYQSHGVSGWFTVFVRGMLCNWMVSMGVVGAMISTTVSGKFLAMWMPVMLFFFMGFEHSIVNMFLFPFSLIMGGNFTITDYILWNEVPVALGNLVGGLAFTGLTLYATHVRTSPKRVLG, translated from the coding sequence ATGGCCTATTTGGCTCCAAGCGAATTTGTAACAAAAATGGTCGATTCGGGAGAATCGAAAGTCTATATGTCCACAAAGGACACCCTCATCCGCGCCTATATGGCGGGGGCTATCCTGGCACTGGCGGCGGTCTTCGCCGTGACGGTCGCAATGAAGACAGGCTCACCGCTGGTCGGCGCGATGCTCTTCCCGGTCGGCTTCATCATGCTCTACCTCATGAGCTTTGACCTGCTCACGGGTGTTTTCGTCCTCGTCCCGCTGGCATGGCTGGACAAACGTCCGGGCGTTTCGATAGCCCAGATCCTGCGTAACTGGGGTCTGGTGGCGCTGGGGAACCTGATGGGCGCCCTGACGGTCGCGTTTATGATGGCCTTTATTTTTACATACGGTTTTGACACGGACGGCGGCGAGATCGCCAAGAAAGTGGCGGGCATCGGTGAAGCGCGTACGCTGGGGTACCAGTCCCACGGTGTTTCCGGCTGGTTTACGGTTTTTGTCCGCGGCATGCTCTGTAACTGGATGGTCTCCATGGGTGTCGTCGGTGCGATGATCTCCACGACGGTCAGCGGCAAGTTCCTGGCGATGTGGATGCCGGTCATGCTCTTCTTCTTCATGGGCTTCGAGCACTCCATCGTCAACATGTTCCTGTTCCCGTTCTCCCTGATCATGGGCGGTAACTTCACGATCACTGACTACATCCTCTGGAACGAGGTTCCGGTTGCACTGGGTAACCTGGTCGGCGGTCTGGCGTTTACGGGTCTGACGCTCTACGCAACACACGTCAGAACAAGCCCGAAACGTGTGCTGGGGTAA